TGGAAGGTAAAGCTGGGACGAAGAGATTCAACGACTGCAAGCAGATCTCTAGCTGAAAGTGGTGAACTTCCTAGTTTTACAGCCAGCCTTGATCAACTCATAACACACTTTGCTCGTAAAGGACTTGATAAAAGAGACTTGGTTGCTCTGTCAGGTCTGGTAACCAAACTTAGTATATgcgcatatacatatacatacacatatagaatgctaatatatacatatgtttgATGAATGTAGGTTCGCACACAATTGGACAAGCGCAATGCTTTACGTTTCGCAATAGGATATACAACAAAACCAGTGACATTGATGCTGGATTCGCAAACACTCGTAAGGGGCGTTGTCCAAAAAACAGCGGCAGCGACAAGCTCTCACCACTTGATTTGGTGACACCCAATTCTTTTGATAACaattacttcaagaatttgataCAAAAGAAGGGTCTTCTTCACTCTGACCAAGTTCTCTTTAGCGGCGGATCCACCGACAAAATTGTGTATGAATACAGCAAGAATCCTTCTCTCTTTAACTCTGATTTCGCATCTGCCATGATTAAAATGGGAAACATTGACGTTCTTACTGGTTCATCTGGGGAGATAAGGAGGATATGCAGCGCCGTCAACTAATATATATACTTTCCACCATCgtctacatacatatatatgtgtgattgTGTTCAATAATTTGTTATTATTCAATTGTTATTTTTTGATACGTCTTTCAATTCGTTGTAATTTTTctcaattaaaataaatgatGTAAAACATCGGTTGTACTTGCacttttagttttaatttttttgtaactATTTTTGGGTTGTAGTTTTCGACATGATGTGCTTcaattagctaacgaaacgaggcATGATATTGTTGTGGGTACTTTCGATGCTAATGAAGACTCGAGCGGACGGAGTAGCCGCTCGAGCGAAAATGAATGTTTATTGGTACAAGAGAGTTTGCGCTCGAGCAAACGAATTTCCGCCCGAAAGTCATTTTTTGGCTCGATATCATATTAAGTACAGCACAAAAACTGGATTTAATTTCTGTATTATAGAGGCTACGCAAATAAAATAGAGTTTGAGAGAGTAGCAATACAATCTCAATACAAGAATATACGTGAAAAACTCTAAATTCGAAGAAAAAATCACGggtgttgtcaaaagacaaccaaagaAAATTCATTATGAAGAAAGTTTGTACAACCACTTCTCTTTTCATTGCTCACAATACTCGGCCATTTGTTTCTCTACCATAACACTCATGAATAATGGCAGAGCCAAAAATTCATGTTTGGGGGACTGCTAAAAGTTGATGAGGTCCAGAGGCAGCGACCATGAAATTTTTCTTAGGTTAGTTACATTACACCTATTTAATTGACAGCACATGTTACTGAGACTAGTTGATTAGGCATTTAGGCTTACTGAGAATTGAGAGCCTTGAGACGAACTTACGAAGCAACAAAATTACACACCTGCATCAGCAAATGAGAGTGCGAGTAGCTCTGGCATAAACAATAGACTCCTGTCTTGGTGGAAACGAGTGAGCAaggaggagagggagagagagagagaggagagcttTCCGCACTCAgaacacctcaacaaaatggggttgcagAAAGGAGAAACATGACTCTATTGGACATGATAAGGATGCAAATGCATGATATGCCATGCTACCCTTCTtgaatctttttggggatatgccCTGAAACGGTTGTGCACATCTTGAATTTAGTAAAATCTAAGTTAGTATCTAACACACCTAAGGAGATGTGGACTGGACGCAAATCCGATCCTAGGAATCTCAAAGTATGGAGTTGTCTTGCTTATATACTAGAAGACAAGACAACTAAATTTGGACCAAGATCTGTGCTTTGCTATTGGATAGGATTTCTCAAAAGACTCTTGGTGGCTATTTCTACAATTCTGAGTGTCAAAAAGTATTAGTTAgcatgaatgctaaattctTAGAAGAGAAATTTATAAATAGTGGTGAACCATGAAAGGTTGTactacaagaacaagaacatatCGTTACAGTTTACAATCCAACACAAAACAAAGAGAATGAACTGTTGGAGAGTGTGtactaaagtcaatcatatgatgattctttagcacattatattatcatggatattttattaataaagttatttttagttattgcaattatttatatctgtgtagtatgaattattgtaataatgtccctagaatataatgtatattcttaaatgtccttagccaaatattattgttaacagggACAACAATAATGtgtagaggctaatatgtgcttgattaatatatgatattaagtcaacatgtaggtacataaattggagaatttatgtactggatcgacccaccacgaaatcattacatggatcgtgttatggatgtcataaataatttcattgtgatgatggtgttttgtagtccttcgacctgagatcaccattgttcccgacataagaaattgttcattttgacactatcaaacgttgcccttaacaaggtggctataaaggtggtgatcaggtgtataataaattatgtagagggatgtgagtgatcaagatggaatttgtccttctcataacacgagattgatgtctaaggcctcttgattgaatagagttgataaatgcatggccatgctcaaatgagttgatataatgatatcaatgtcatttgtttcgattagcttattcgggaatcaggaaacattgattgagctatacgagggtgacatacccatgtctcgtgttcaatctagatatcgaggataaaaggaatttacaacacggtaacattagtcgcggtaaaggttgagtcgaaacattgactttctcgtaatttgggtagcagtgatatgttgctagacatcactcactacttgtaattctaaaataggattttataattactaccaacattacgggaacctacagggtcgcacactaagaatgataagcaatacggaacgtaaaattcatgagatgaatttcatatttaatgtgagcatttttcggtcctagttggactaggatattttgactttggtattgataaatttctagaaaccaagagaagtatttgagtaggactcaaacatttttggaattctatttgatctcaatttctttatgtatatatatataaagatatatttatatatatatatatatatatatatatatatatatatatatatacacacacgttacggatatatatatagagatatatatatcaaaaaaaaaaaaaacaaaagaaaagtttgaacgttatatatatatatatatatatatatatatatatacataaacccataatcgaatgtagtttttaaacagatcctcggattaggaatcgaaaatttttattattccgctgcgTGATCGTTGTTCAATTCCTttcaagtggtatcggagccatgTTTAAAACATATTTGATTATGTTTGGAGGATTTCATGTGTGCTTTGATTGATTCAAATATATACTAGATATATAggatttgattaattgaatTGGATTATATATTTAATCTGATAGTGCAAAAGTTGCATATGTAAGGATCTGATAAAATCCAATTGgccataaaatattattttaaaggttaaaataaattgattagtttatgcatttttgtgtgcttggtgaagCATGATGCATGATTATAGCCCTGATGACCCTTGTGAAGgatttatttattcaatatatttttatggaaaataCGGCTTGCATGTCGTGCCTTACCTCCTATTTCTCATTGTAATTCCTTTTCTGATCTCTTCTTCCCTCGAATGTAACTCGAGGTTTTCTATTACATATGATGTAATTAGAATTAAGATTAAAATAAGATTAAAGCAATGGAGAGTTTCATTGGAGGATGGAGCGTTGGAGGATGGAGCGTTTTCTTAACCATATGAAGAAAAGATGACCGAAAGAAAGGACTTGCGAAATTTTACCTAGGTTGACTTGTCGATTCTCTCATTGGCTTGGGAGGACTGATGTAGTTGGGCTATAATCATGTCACGtttaaattttattcttttattattattatgtgatAATAGATAATGATAGTGCATGCTAATCCATCTAGTTTAAAGGCCAATTAGGTAATATGGACTTAATTTGTTGAGATCAAATTAATTAGAATTAATGAGATTAATTCATGATATGGTGAGATGAAATCCCTCGATAAAATTATTAAGTTGATGCCTTCTAATGATCAACACTTGTCAAGCTCTCGATCGAACATAAGTAGTTTCTGCCAAAGCGGGGTGCTTTATTCTATCTTGTAGAAGGCATAAAGGAAAAGGTAGAGTCTGCCAAAGCAGGATGCCTTGTTCCGCTTGTTAATCATTGGGTTCAACTTAACTGGGACAAGTCCAATAGGATTGGAAGCCTAGAGGCAAAGAGTTGGGTTTTAATCCATAAGATAAGATTAAACAATAATAGTTTACCCAACTGATCCAAGAATTGCATGGAGATGCAATTAGCAAAAGTTGCTTACCTAAATAGCTTAGTCTTGGGTTTTTCAGCCAAAGATGTCTCAAGAGTAAGTGAAATATGGATCTTGGCCCACTAGAAAGTTTAGAACTTTCCGAATTAATGTGAGGGTTATTAATTCGAATTAAATAGGGGAGCATCATTTAATTAAAGTCCTATTAGATGATCTTAAAGCATGATATTTATTTTGCATATTTTCTGTTGTAGATCACTATGGCatcacaaaatcaaaacaatttatCTCTGCGATCTGTCCTTGAGAAGGACAAGCTGAATGGGACAAACTTCATCGATTGGTACAGAAATTTGAGAATTGTTCTCAAACATGAAAAGAAGTTGTATGTCCTAGAGCGTGTTGTTCCTGAGGAACCTCCAGCTACTGCCCCTAGGGCAGAAAAAGATGTTTATAAGAAGCATCAAGATGATTCCTTGGATGTTGGATGCCTTATGTTGGCTACCATGAACTCTGAGCTTCAAAAGCAACATGAGAACATGGAAGCTTTTGAGATGATCGAGCACCTCAAGAAATTGTTTCAAGAGCAAGCTCGACAGGAGAGGTGTGACATTTCCAAGGCATTGTTTCAGTGCAGAATGGCAGAAGGAAGCTCTGTCAATTCTCATGTGCTCAAGATGATTGGGTACATTGAGGATCTTGAGAGATTGGGCTTCAAGCTAAATAAAGATTTAGCCACTGACTTAGTGCTGCAATCGTTGCCGGACAATTATAGTCAGTTTGTTCTAAACTATAACATGAatagttttgaaaaaactttgcCAGAGCTTCTAAATATGCTGAAGACAGCTGAGCCTAGCATGAAGAAGCAGAAGCCCGGGTTCATCATGATGGTCCAAAAGGGCAAAGGCAAAGGCAAGAAAATGGATAAGGGCAAAAAGGAAGATAAAAAGTCCAAATCCAAATTTGCTGCACTGAAACCCAAAGGAGGGGTTGCTAAGGATGCAAAATGCTTCCATTGCAGTGAGACCGGGCATTGGAAGAGGAACTACAAGAAGTACTTGGAAGAtcttaagaagaaaagaagtgagACTTCTGCTACAGGTATTTATGTTATTGAGATAAATCTTTCTGCTCCTACATCATGGGTATTAGATACTGCATGTGGTTCTCACATTTGTCAAAATGTGCAGGAACTGAGAAGCAGTAGGATTTTGGGCAAGGGCGAGGTGGACCTACGAGTTGGGAATGGAGCAAAAGTTGCTGCCCTAGCTGTAGGAACTTATTTCTTGTCTTTACCCACTGGGCTTGTTTTAAAACTTAATAATTGTTATTATGTCCCTTCAATTACTAGAAACAttatttctatttcttgtttGGACAAGGATGGTTTCTCATTTATAATAAAGAACAAAAGCTGTTCTATTTATTTCAATGAAATGTTTTATGGTAATGCTCAAATGTCGAATGGTTTATATGTTATAGACCTTGACATGCCCATTTATAACATAAATACAAAGAAGGTTAAATCAAAAGATTCAAACCCAACCTACCTTTGGCACTGTCGTTTGGGCCATATAAATGAGAAACGCATTTCCAAGCTTCATAAAGATGGATTTTTGGactcatttgattttgaatcataTGAGACATGCGAATCTTGTTTATTGGGAAAAATGACTAAAGTCCCATTCACTGGACACAGTGAACGGGCCACTGATTTATTAGGCTTAGTACATAGTGATGTATGTGGGCCGATGAGTGCACAAGCTAGAGGAGGTTATTTGTATTTCATTACATTTACTGATGATTTCAGTAGATATGGGTACGTGTACCTAATGAGGCACAAGTCTGAatcatttgaaaaattcaaagaattcatAAATGAAGTACAAAACCAACTTGGCAAAAGTATTAAAGTACTTCGATCAGATCGAGGTGGCGAATACTTAAGCAAAGAGTTTCGTGACTTTCTAAAAGAGTGTGGGATAGTCTCACAACTCACTCCACCAGCTACACCACAGTTGAATGGTGTATCTGAAAggaggaatcggaccttgttagACATGGTTCGATCTATGATGAGTCATACAGATCTTCCTATCTCTTTTTGGGGATATGCTCTGGACACAGCTGCTTTTATACTGAACCGAGTTCCATCTAAAGCGGTTCAAAAGACGCCATACGAGTTATGGACTGGGAAACGTCCCAGTATGTCTTTCATCAGAATTTGGGGTTGTGAGGCTTATGTAAAACGTCAAGCCTCCGACAAGCTTGCACCCAAATCtgataaatgtttttttgtAGGATATCCTAAGCAAACCAAAGGATATTATTTCTACAATCCTTCTGAGGGCAAAGTGTTTGTCGCTAGAACTGGAGCCTTTCTAGAGAAACAATTTGTATCTCATGATAACAGTGGGAGGAGAGTGGAACTTGAAACAGTTCAAGAACCACAAGAAAACAATGAACCGTTGATGGAACCTGAGTTAGCTCCACAAATAGTTGTGGAACCTGAGCCCGCTCCACAAGTAGTTGTGGAACCTGAGCCCGCTCCAAGAGTAGTTGTGGAACAGGAAACTGCTCAAGCTACACAAGGCTCGCGTAGGTCGAGTAGGTCACGTAGGTTGCCTATGAGATATAATTTTCTCATTACGCAACCTGGAGACGTGTTACTCATGGAACAAGATGAGCCTACAACTTACGAACAAGCAATTACAGGCCCGAAGTCTGAGAAATGGCTTGAAGCCATGAAATCCGAAATGGAGTCCATGTACACCAACCAAGTTTGGTTTTTGGTTGACCCACCTGAAGGAGTAAAACCTATTGGGTGCAAGTgggttttcaaaaagaaaaccgaCATGGACGGAAATGTGCAAACCTACAAAGGGCGATTGGTGGCTAAGGGTTTCAAACAAATTCATGGTATAGACTATGACGAAACTTTTTCACCAATCGCGATGCTTAAATCCATTCGGATTTTGCTTGCTATTGCAGCACACCAAGATTATGAAATTTGGCAGATGGATGTCAAAACGGCTTTTCTTAATGGAAAGCTCTTTGAGGATGTGTACATGACACAACCTGAGGGTTTTGTAGCTCCAGATGCTACTAGAAAGGTGTGTAAATTGCAATGATCCATCTATGGATTGAAACAAGCTTCTCGAAGCTGGAATCTTCGTTTTGATGACGCAGTCAAAGAGTTTGGTTTCATCAAGAACGAAGATGAACCTTGTGTATATAAAACGTTCAGTGGGAGTACCATTATATTCCTGGTGttgtatgtagatgatatacTGCTCATCGGGAGTACCATTAGGCGAGGCTACTTATATTTTAGGTATCAAGATCTATAGAGATAGATCAAGGAGATTGCTGGGCCTCAGTCAAAGTACATACATTGACAAAGTGTTAAATAGGTTTAACATGCAAGAATCCAAGAGAGGACCTCTCCCTATGTCACATGGCATTACTCTCTCAAATGGCATGTGTCCTAAGACACAAGATGAGAGAGAACGCATGAGTAAGATACCTTATGCGTCAGCTATAGGGTCTATCATGTATGCCATGGTATGTACACGTCCTGATGTCTCGTATGCACTTAGTGTAACGAGTAGGTACCAAGGAAATCCTGGTGAATGTCACTGGATGGCCGTTAAGACAATTCTTAAGTACTTGAGAAGGACTAAGGATATGTTTTTGGTTTATGGAGGTGAAGAAGAGCTCAGGGTAAAGGGTTACACTGATGCCAGCTTCCAGTCCGACAAGGACAACTTCCGATCACAGTCAGGATATGTGTTTTGCCTAAATGGTGGTGCTGTGAGCTGGAAGAGTTCAAAACAAGAGACAGTAGCTGACTCTACAACAGAGTCTGAGTATATAGCAGCTTCCGATGCAGCAAAAGAGGCTGTTTGGATCAAAAAGTTCATAGCTGAACTAGAGGTTGTTCCTAGCATTGCTGATCCGATTGAgctatattgtgacaataatGGAGCAATAGCACAGGCTAAGGAACCCCGATCTCACCAacgatccaaacatatacttcgGCGCTTCCATCTTATTCGAGAGATCATTAATCGAGGAGATGTGAAGATATGCAGAGTTTCCACAAACGAAAATATTGCCGACCCACTGACCAAGCCTCTGACACAGCAGAAGCATGATCAACACAACAATTCACTAGGTATTAGATACATGAGTGATTGGCTTTAGTGCAAGTGGCAGTttgttggagagtgtgcactaaagtcaatcatatgatgattctttagcacattatattatcatggatattttattaataaagttatttttagttattgcaattatttatatctgtgtagtatgaattattgtaataatgtccctagaatataatgtatattcttaaatgtccttagccaaatattattgttaacagggacgacaataatgtgtagaggctaatatgtgcttgattaatatatgatattaagtcaacatgtaggtacataaattggagaatttatgtactggatcgacccaccatgaaatcattacatggatcgtgttatggatgtcataaataatttcattgtgatgatggtgttttgtagtccttcgacttgagatcaccattgttcccgacataagaaattgttcattttgacactatcaaacgttgcccttaacaaggtggctataaaggtggtgatcaggtgtataataaattatgtagagggatgtgagtgatcaagatggaatttgtccttctcataacacgagattgatatctaaggcctcttgattgaatagagctgataaatgcatggccatgctcaaatgagttgatataatgatatcaatgtcatttgtttcgattagcttattcgggaatcaggaaacattgattgagctatacgagggtgacatatccatgtcttGTGTTCAATCTAGATATCAAGGATAAAAG
The window above is part of the Tripterygium wilfordii isolate XIE 37 chromosome 3, ASM1340144v1, whole genome shotgun sequence genome. Proteins encoded here:
- the LOC119995249 gene encoding peroxidase 5-like; the encoded protein is MARKLIFTSHLSAACASMLIMLMLLSLTCEATLSTKFYDKKCPDALTTIRKSVRTAIAKERRMAASLIRLHFHDCFVQGCDASILLDETHSIKSEKTALPNNASVRGYEIIDNAKAAVEKICPGVVSCADIVTVAARDSSEYVGGPSWKVKLGRRDSTTASRSLAESGELPSFTASLDQLITHFARKGLDKRDLVALSGSHTIGQAQCFTFRNRIYNKTSDIDAGFANTRKGRCPKNSGSDKLSPLDLVTPNSFDNNYFKNLIQKKGLLHSDQVLFSGGSTDKIVYEYSKNPSLFNSDFASAMIKMGNIDVLTGSSGEIRRICSAVN
- the LOC119995534 gene encoding secreted RxLR effector protein 161-like, which encodes MSKIPYASAIGSIMYAMVCTRPDVSYALSVTSRYQGNPGECHWMAVKTILKYLRRTKDMFLVYGGEEELRVKGYTDASFQSDKDNFRSQSGYVFCLNGGAVSWKSSKQETVADSTTESEYIAASDAAKEAVWIKKFIAELEVVPSIADPIELYCDNNGAIAQAKEPRSHQRSKHILRRFHLIREIINRGDVKICRVSTNENIADPLTKPLTQQKHDQHNNSLGIRYMSDWL